From one Alicyclobacillus acidocaldarius subsp. acidocaldarius Tc-4-1 genomic stretch:
- a CDS encoding ParA family protein, protein MWLLCDHDPIRGERLHRYLDKQNVPSQIATKEDEIPEASSAYKLALFLGEWNPATVRRVKETLGVSVLYCTAENVRPERFEELRQQGYDDVVPYPPAVDYVRHWERTASDEERGGTTALEKLVAGRRKRSYTELRETAPFAPPSTPITRKAKVICITGVKGGVGKTTTAVLLANALVAKRKRIVVAELDPYGNLANLFRLERTVTTDRYETLPDALTEPELEQNMLRTPAGWWLIPKGDRPLGLSKDGVSRLIHLVGMYADVLIVDTHAGHLVSTVIAMREADVVLGITTTDRTTWTDLRAFLQMSERPAYLVLNRVRERPRKAASVGAFLQREIGFRVAAIVHEDDTLYRRVQQGLTPLGSRKTNTKIHQLVNTLSIISKEAKPREA, encoded by the coding sequence ATGTGGCTTCTATGTGACCACGACCCGATTCGCGGCGAGCGGTTGCACCGATACCTGGACAAACAGAACGTCCCTTCGCAGATTGCCACCAAGGAAGACGAGATCCCGGAGGCGTCCTCCGCGTACAAGCTCGCCTTGTTTCTGGGTGAGTGGAATCCGGCGACGGTGCGGCGCGTGAAAGAGACGCTGGGGGTCTCGGTCCTCTACTGCACCGCCGAGAACGTGCGCCCGGAACGGTTTGAGGAACTGCGGCAACAGGGGTATGACGACGTGGTGCCGTACCCGCCGGCCGTCGATTACGTGCGGCACTGGGAGCGCACGGCCTCAGACGAGGAACGTGGCGGAACCACCGCGCTCGAAAAGCTCGTGGCGGGGCGGCGCAAACGCTCCTATACGGAACTTCGTGAAACCGCGCCGTTCGCGCCGCCGTCTACGCCGATCACGCGGAAGGCGAAGGTGATTTGCATCACGGGGGTCAAGGGCGGAGTCGGCAAGACGACCACGGCTGTCCTCCTCGCCAATGCGCTGGTGGCGAAAAGGAAGCGGATTGTGGTGGCGGAGCTCGACCCTTACGGGAATCTCGCAAATCTGTTCCGCCTGGAGCGCACGGTCACGACGGATCGGTATGAGACTTTGCCGGATGCGCTCACCGAGCCCGAGTTGGAGCAAAACATGCTCAGGACCCCAGCGGGATGGTGGCTTATTCCCAAAGGGGATCGACCGCTTGGGTTGAGCAAAGACGGCGTATCCCGGCTGATCCACTTGGTGGGGATGTACGCCGACGTTCTGATCGTGGACACGCATGCCGGGCACCTCGTTTCCACGGTCATCGCCATGCGCGAGGCGGATGTGGTGTTGGGGATCACGACGACCGACCGCACGACGTGGACGGATCTACGCGCCTTTCTCCAAATGAGTGAGCGCCCGGCCTATCTCGTGCTGAACCGCGTCCGGGAACGCCCGCGTAAAGCGGCGTCTGTGGGCGCGTTTTTACAGCGGGAAATCGGCTTTCGGGTTGCGGCCATCGTCCACGAAGACGACACGCTCTATCGCCGGGTACAACAGGGTTTGACGCCGCTTGGCTCCCGGAAGACCAACACTAAGATCCACCAACTTGTGAACACGCTCTCGATCATCTCAAAGGAGGCGAAACCTCGTGAAGCGTAG
- a CDS encoding SAF domain-containing protein, with amino-acid sequence MKRSAFLLTGVGLALAAGALFAVGYRLTTATVPVLTASTAIPADTPVQADELTTTRVPRHFAEQAGLITDPPSALVGHYLSVSTVPGEPISANMISTTNDLQALLNQYTAAHGEQGVLMDFTANTALANLVEPGQTIAITVTPQGQGAVPQLYPVYVLSVSVPQPSNNSSLGGSSSSSKVIYLFIPMSEYDAVSSAILSGSAHVVFLPSGMTLPNVSSPSSAPSTSTVPSASSASSNAISGTNSNPTAPVMPGSTHISTSSSTPATPSPSVQHKAVQPKHK; translated from the coding sequence GTGAAGCGTAGTGCGTTTTTGTTGACCGGTGTTGGCCTTGCGCTGGCTGCGGGCGCACTCTTCGCTGTGGGCTATCGCCTGACCACGGCGACGGTGCCGGTCCTCACAGCCAGCACAGCTATCCCGGCGGACACTCCCGTGCAGGCGGATGAACTGACCACCACGCGCGTCCCCAGGCACTTCGCGGAGCAGGCTGGGCTTATCACTGATCCGCCCTCTGCGCTCGTCGGACACTATCTGTCGGTCTCGACAGTGCCCGGCGAGCCGATCAGTGCGAACATGATCTCCACGACGAACGATCTGCAGGCCCTCCTCAATCAGTACACCGCCGCCCACGGAGAACAGGGTGTGCTGATGGACTTCACGGCGAATACGGCGCTGGCGAACTTGGTGGAGCCGGGGCAGACGATCGCGATCACCGTCACGCCCCAGGGACAGGGCGCAGTGCCCCAGCTCTATCCGGTGTATGTGCTGTCGGTGTCGGTGCCGCAGCCAAGCAACAACTCGTCTCTGGGCGGTTCGTCCTCGTCGTCGAAGGTGATCTATCTCTTCATCCCGATGTCGGAGTATGACGCCGTATCGTCGGCGATCCTGTCGGGAAGCGCCCATGTGGTCTTTCTGCCGAGCGGCATGACGCTGCCGAACGTGTCATCTCCATCGTCTGCGCCGTCGACATCCACGGTGCCGTCCGCATCGTCTGCGTCGTCCAACGCAATATCCGGTACAAACAGCAACCCCACGGCGCCGGTCATGCCGGGCAGCACGCACATCTCGACTTCTTCATCGACACCCGCCACGCCGTCGCCATCGGTGCAGCACAAAGCAGTCCAACCCAAGCACAAATGA
- a CDS encoding EAL domain-containing protein: MTLRKQSIVRIPGHELYGYELLLAHPKDTLGLMAEAGLLGDLDRYILETARSLARTERTRIFVNATSELLSKQRLPFSECDDLSGVVLEITERSRLDMEAVAAYLAPFRARGLEVALDDFGTGFNGLSRWGTLRPDYIKVALTNEMAHFFPLLRRAAEELEATIIAERVETPGQERWLRELGIGFGQGFLYGKPTPVVTAS, from the coding sequence ATGACGCTGCGGAAGCAATCGATTGTGCGCATTCCAGGACACGAACTGTATGGATACGAACTGCTATTGGCACACCCCAAAGACACGCTGGGCCTGATGGCGGAGGCGGGACTTCTCGGGGATCTTGACCGATACATTCTCGAAACGGCGCGAAGTCTCGCCAGGACGGAGCGTACCCGCATTTTCGTCAACGCGACGTCGGAGCTTCTCTCGAAACAGCGCCTGCCGTTTTCAGAATGCGACGATCTCTCAGGCGTCGTGCTGGAGATCACCGAGCGCAGCCGCCTCGATATGGAGGCGGTTGCTGCGTATTTGGCCCCGTTTCGCGCGCGCGGGCTGGAGGTGGCGCTCGATGATTTCGGCACCGGTTTTAACGGGCTGTCGCGCTGGGGCACGCTGCGCCCGGATTACATCAAAGTCGCCCTGACGAACGAGATGGCGCACTTTTTTCCCTTGTTGCGGCGCGCGGCGGAAGAGCTTGAAGCCACCATCATCGCGGAGCGCGTGGAGACGCCGGGGCAGGAGCGTTGGCTACGGGAACTCGGGATCGGGTTCGGCCAGGGATTTCTGTACGGGAAGCCGACGCCCGTGGTGACGGCCTCATGA
- a CDS encoding DUF1722 domain-containing protein, with product MSVPLLYQGCEALWRDTKYAVMARNYAYVRDLSASLRQARGDEQALRAWLYRLKRVEQEPTTLPALRNTAHHLLGYWKDRLQPEERRRFAQRALDDPAGVIAELGYRVRRDGLVYLATSYVFRDEPWNEAVFRYRGSVYRMTVDAQEALSAGDPSKVFIRIQSLGEEPERAT from the coding sequence GTGTCGGTTCCACTGCTGTATCAAGGGTGCGAAGCGCTGTGGCGCGACACCAAATACGCCGTCATGGCGCGAAACTACGCGTACGTTCGCGACTTGTCCGCGTCGCTTCGCCAAGCGCGCGGCGATGAGCAGGCCCTCCGCGCTTGGCTTTATCGCCTGAAGCGCGTGGAACAGGAACCCACGACGCTTCCAGCGCTTCGCAACACAGCGCATCACCTCCTGGGCTATTGGAAGGATCGGTTGCAGCCAGAGGAACGGCGGAGGTTCGCGCAGCGTGCATTGGACGATCCGGCGGGCGTGATCGCAGAACTCGGCTATCGCGTCCGCCGCGACGGACTTGTGTATCTCGCTACGTCCTACGTGTTTCGCGACGAGCCCTGGAACGAGGCTGTGTTTCGCTATCGAGGAAGCGTCTATCGGATGACGGTCGATGCGCAGGAGGCGTTGTCGGCGGGCGATCCGTCGAAGGTGTTCATCCGTATTCAATCGTTGGGAGAGGAGCCCGAACGAGCGACGTGA
- a CDS encoding type II secretion system F family protein yields MLGQLSGVLMALAMLCFFIEADLRRAHEETLWLSSIRERYQDTSSKIQRFKALQRLRFEAQEAGIRMSALLPMAVFAFVALSVLLSFAEKSVLFGVLVSLGGTIAGAVTWIRSRYKKQKYRFLQSIVREAIPIVITTLRATDRLDEAFEDVARIARSPILRREFQLITQSWRGLRITPEQAFVLAASRWEIEEMVQLAKATEVATRYQADRAQLWLRFRDQIERDEDKRRVLRAKTLAGRRNGLIYAGIVLSMFGLVYPRAQAYMTTFAKDGFWITLLILIGCTWWIWRTGEVIEV; encoded by the coding sequence GTGTTGGGGCAACTCAGCGGTGTCCTGATGGCGCTCGCGATGCTCTGCTTTTTCATTGAAGCTGACTTGCGGCGCGCCCACGAAGAGACGCTGTGGCTATCGTCCATCCGCGAACGCTACCAAGACACGTCCTCCAAGATCCAACGGTTTAAGGCATTGCAACGCCTGAGGTTCGAAGCGCAGGAGGCGGGCATTCGCATGTCCGCCTTGCTGCCTATGGCAGTGTTCGCGTTCGTGGCCCTTTCTGTTCTCCTGAGTTTCGCAGAGAAGTCGGTGTTGTTCGGGGTCCTGGTGAGCCTCGGCGGCACGATCGCAGGGGCGGTGACATGGATCCGCTCGCGATACAAGAAGCAGAAGTACCGCTTTCTTCAGTCGATTGTACGCGAGGCGATTCCCATCGTCATTACGACCCTCCGAGCGACGGATCGACTGGACGAGGCGTTTGAGGACGTGGCGCGGATTGCACGGAGCCCTATTCTGCGCCGCGAGTTTCAACTGATCACGCAGAGCTGGCGCGGGCTGCGGATCACACCTGAGCAAGCTTTTGTCCTCGCCGCCTCACGGTGGGAGATCGAAGAGATGGTGCAGCTCGCCAAGGCAACGGAGGTTGCCACGCGGTACCAGGCAGACCGCGCGCAGTTGTGGCTTCGCTTCCGAGATCAGATCGAGCGCGATGAGGACAAGCGGCGCGTGCTTCGGGCGAAGACGTTGGCCGGGCGACGCAACGGTCTCATCTATGCCGGGATCGTTTTGTCGATGTTCGGCCTGGTCTATCCGCGTGCGCAAGCGTATATGACGACTTTCGCGAAAGACGGATTCTGGATCACGTTGCTCATTCTCATTGGATGCACGTGGTGGATTTGGCGGACTGGCGAGGTGATCGAGGTTTGA
- a CDS encoding AbrB/MazE/SpoVT family DNA-binding domain-containing protein, whose protein sequence is MLVTGYVRKIDHLGRLVIPKRLRKDLAIGQDDSIEIYVEGDTVVLSKYAPKCIFCGEKAEKVFHERAVCEACLEELKAKSKVS, encoded by the coding sequence ATGCTTGTGACAGGGTACGTTCGGAAAATCGATCATCTCGGGCGACTCGTGATCCCGAAGCGCCTGAGGAAGGACTTGGCCATTGGACAAGATGATTCGATCGAGATCTACGTGGAAGGCGACACCGTTGTGCTGAGCAAGTATGCGCCCAAATGCATCTTCTGTGGCGAGAAGGCTGAAAAGGTCTTTCACGAACGAGCCGTCTGCGAGGCGTGCTTGGAGGAGTTGAAGGCGAAGAGTAAGGTGAGCTGA
- a CDS encoding CpaF family protein, with protein MSVNVRDIEQIQQHMEQMLKGDPREDQEGFYEEVNQYHKRLMEAIRRRQEWWRDLPPRRAAYAYLGKVAGEVGIPPKYREYVITMALNDMYSYGKIQHLIDDPLVSDIQVYGDHFTFYTKAGKRHISTEGFMTNEEVYAFVQKKLSGTNYRFDMTNPSTDAILPDGYRMHVVGGPAGWTLPEDEDGRRLEKDCLIVTIRKPLRNFTLEELRDLHTFDDLILLFFQWMQRLARSFVVVGGTGSSKSTLMAALLGLVPKDRLSCIIEEMPELQPLCAWAARLYERAPNAEGRGAVRMAQQIVNTLRMMFDNVYIGEVRTTPVIWEYFQAAATVTYQTGTTLHVAGFAHAGAAIRRMAALLSSHESRPTPAMVGDLITMGVRHIISMRSVPEKGGKRVVEIAEVLPYEPREQRIPYVVIAKWDPRKDTWAFHGITEQMVEEASLLGHTIAELPIQTHPNVQYVYL; from the coding sequence ATGTCCGTCAATGTGCGAGACATCGAACAAATACAGCAGCATATGGAACAGATGCTCAAGGGTGATCCGCGGGAAGACCAGGAAGGGTTCTACGAAGAAGTCAACCAATATCACAAACGACTCATGGAGGCCATTCGCCGGAGGCAGGAATGGTGGCGGGATCTCCCGCCCCGCCGCGCGGCGTATGCGTATCTCGGCAAGGTGGCGGGTGAAGTCGGCATCCCGCCCAAGTACCGCGAGTACGTCATCACGATGGCGCTGAACGATATGTACTCGTATGGGAAAATTCAGCATCTTATCGACGATCCGCTGGTCTCCGACATCCAGGTGTATGGAGACCACTTCACGTTCTACACCAAGGCGGGGAAGCGGCATATCTCCACGGAAGGCTTCATGACGAACGAAGAGGTCTACGCCTTCGTGCAGAAGAAGCTCTCCGGGACGAATTACCGCTTTGATATGACGAACCCGTCCACCGACGCCATTCTTCCGGACGGGTATCGGATGCACGTGGTCGGCGGCCCGGCGGGCTGGACGCTGCCTGAGGACGAAGACGGCAGGCGACTCGAAAAGGACTGCCTGATCGTCACGATCCGCAAACCCCTCCGGAACTTCACGCTGGAGGAACTGCGCGACCTGCACACCTTCGACGACCTGATCTTGCTCTTCTTCCAGTGGATGCAACGCCTCGCGCGGTCGTTTGTCGTGGTCGGCGGCACCGGGTCCTCGAAGTCGACGCTGATGGCCGCGCTCCTCGGCTTGGTGCCGAAGGACAGGCTGTCGTGCATCATCGAGGAGATGCCGGAGCTTCAGCCGCTCTGCGCCTGGGCCGCTAGACTCTACGAGCGCGCGCCGAACGCGGAAGGCCGAGGCGCTGTGCGGATGGCGCAGCAGATCGTCAACACCTTGCGGATGATGTTCGACAACGTCTATATCGGCGAGGTGCGAACGACGCCTGTCATCTGGGAATACTTTCAGGCCGCAGCGACCGTCACGTACCAAACGGGCACGACATTGCACGTAGCGGGCTTCGCACACGCGGGCGCGGCGATCCGGCGCATGGCGGCGCTTTTGTCCAGTCATGAGTCTCGGCCCACCCCAGCCATGGTGGGCGATCTCATCACGATGGGCGTGCGCCATATCATCAGCATGCGGTCGGTGCCGGAGAAAGGCGGCAAGCGCGTGGTCGAAATCGCCGAGGTGCTGCCGTATGAACCGCGCGAGCAGCGCATTCCGTATGTCGTGATCGCGAAATGGGATCCGCGCAAGGACACTTGGGCCTTCCATGGCATCACGGAGCAAATGGTGGAAGAAGCCAGTCTTCTGGGGCATACGATTGCCGAACTTCCGATCCAGACTCATCCCAACGTGCAGTACGTGTATCTCTGA
- a CDS encoding ParM/StbA family protein, with protein MIVGVDLGYGWIKATNGERQVRFPALVCDAHDLLMRDVFQAPEYEAHLETASGARRVFVGELARREGVTALNLATKKYEDADTEALWLVTLSLLAQEGEPLHVVTGLPLAHFESQREALKERLLHLRGRVTVQDRTMEVAPQSVRVIPQAMGAMIGTLLDPVTMELRNPAWIEQGGYLLLVDVGTRTTGFVTFETQPELRLISRLSDSVDVGVHDLYLALAGIFRQRTGETPPLTDPLYDELYARGEVYYGGHTVSVEPERSKHIERMGQLIARRIQEHLGADGLKRIHTVFLAGGGYRMTQGVLQRMFPHVHLVPDPQMANAEGYRLYGLTRIGG; from the coding sequence ATGATTGTGGGTGTGGATCTGGGGTACGGGTGGATCAAAGCCACGAACGGGGAGCGCCAAGTGCGCTTCCCGGCTTTGGTGTGCGATGCGCACGATCTCCTCATGCGCGACGTCTTCCAGGCGCCGGAGTATGAAGCGCACCTCGAAACGGCATCTGGCGCTCGGCGGGTGTTTGTCGGGGAACTGGCGCGGCGCGAAGGGGTGACGGCGCTCAATCTGGCAACGAAGAAGTACGAGGACGCGGATACGGAGGCCCTGTGGCTGGTGACGCTCTCACTCCTGGCGCAGGAAGGAGAGCCGCTGCATGTCGTGACCGGCCTGCCGCTCGCGCACTTCGAATCGCAACGGGAAGCGTTGAAGGAGCGCCTGCTGCATCTGCGCGGACGAGTGACCGTGCAGGATCGAACCATGGAGGTCGCGCCGCAAAGCGTGCGCGTGATCCCGCAGGCAATGGGCGCGATGATCGGCACTCTGCTCGATCCGGTCACGATGGAGCTCCGCAATCCGGCTTGGATCGAGCAAGGAGGCTATCTGTTGCTGGTGGACGTGGGCACGCGCACCACGGGCTTTGTCACGTTTGAAACGCAACCGGAGCTTCGGCTCATCAGCCGCTTGTCGGATTCGGTGGACGTCGGGGTGCACGACTTGTACCTGGCGCTTGCCGGGATCTTCCGCCAGCGCACGGGGGAGACACCGCCGCTCACCGATCCCCTCTACGATGAACTCTACGCGCGCGGCGAGGTGTACTACGGCGGGCACACGGTCTCGGTGGAACCAGAGCGGTCGAAGCACATCGAGCGCATGGGGCAGCTCATCGCGCGGCGCATCCAAGAGCATCTGGGGGCGGATGGGTTGAAGCGCATCCACACGGTGTTCCTTGCGGGCGGTGGGTATCGCATGACGCAGGGCGTGTTGCAACGGATGTTCCCGCACGTCCATCTGGTGCCGGACCCGCAAATGGCGAACGCCGAAGGATATCGCCTCTACGGCCTGACGCGGATCGGAGGTTGA
- a CDS encoding gamma-glutamylcyclotransferase family protein, producing MFYFAYGSCMNERDFRRTCPTAHMLCEDAILFGHRLTFNGYSAHRNGGVANIVPARGQTVHGVLWYVPDHEAKRLDRREGAPHVYHRNLVLVRCCGMWEEAVTYQLVHPLPYEIAPSDEYARIVLSGIVNPNYRKKVEKHIANLQKEAFFDETIGF from the coding sequence ATGTTCTACTTTGCCTATGGGAGTTGCATGAACGAACGTGACTTCCGGCGGACGTGTCCGACCGCCCACATGCTCTGCGAGGACGCAATTTTGTTCGGGCATCGGCTCACATTCAACGGGTATTCGGCACATCGAAATGGCGGCGTGGCGAACATCGTCCCAGCGCGAGGGCAAACGGTTCACGGGGTGCTGTGGTACGTGCCGGACCACGAGGCGAAGCGGCTCGACCGCCGCGAAGGCGCGCCGCATGTCTATCACCGCAATCTCGTATTGGTGCGCTGCTGTGGCATGTGGGAAGAGGCGGTGACGTATCAGCTTGTCCATCCGCTGCCATACGAAATCGCACCAAGTGACGAGTACGCGCGAATTGTACTCAGCGGGATCGTCAATCCGAACTACCGCAAAAAGGTAGAAAAGCATATTGCCAATCTGCAAAAGGAGGCGTTTTTTGATGAAACCATTGGATTCTAG
- a CDS encoding amidoligase family protein: protein MTTCAVCSRRLTHPVSVARGTGPVCAKHVAEFIAAISAQTAERIRQSWARRRDEMVGVNEMAIANAKARFLARIRRQPTVPTYSGMIADQFSRTRQQEEVLEFYQFADAAVQVHSESGREYVLTTDRTGTVAVACSCPDCQHRHRVCRHMEGYNRFAAERRMAEQSEAERQRVAEAMRTETGADVPLETTNRITGAPTILTHIVDGEVAWDNERDRALYAWHELHRHDGVYMSQDDVRWQALRESATTLEGLGEYETEHVLDGSGLAFGLELEVDDVSGDRVAHELHALGLSAHRYVQSYSTRVGEGDGWTVKRDGSVPYGCEIVSPPLTDTPETWAAIHEITRIVKQHGGRASRHTGLHIHMGNTILDDRGYRWQRLARYIYWFGPEYYQMGAANEREGVTTHRGLGYAAPLQVAHIRKLRRNDNAMEASRKLIGYRGHDSRYKIINTAKFVESNIPTVEFRYPNGSVDPIMIQRQVQLANATMMQAAYLRRHMPGAERLPALFRGDQSDTLAQDSEGRFRQFLDTLGSERLRRIATSLWVRGEIPASYRQ, encoded by the coding sequence ATGACCACCTGCGCCGTTTGCAGCAGACGTCTCACGCACCCTGTGTCCGTCGCACGCGGCACCGGCCCTGTCTGCGCTAAGCACGTGGCCGAGTTCATTGCTGCGATCTCCGCGCAGACTGCCGAGCGCATTCGTCAGTCGTGGGCGCGTCGTCGCGACGAAATGGTCGGCGTGAACGAGATGGCAATCGCGAACGCCAAGGCCCGGTTTCTCGCGCGCATTCGTCGACAGCCGACGGTGCCGACGTACAGTGGCATGATCGCCGATCAGTTTTCGCGCACCCGACAGCAGGAAGAGGTTCTCGAATTCTATCAGTTTGCCGACGCGGCGGTCCAGGTGCACTCCGAATCGGGGCGCGAGTATGTGTTGACCACCGATCGAACGGGGACTGTTGCCGTCGCGTGCTCCTGTCCGGATTGCCAGCATCGTCATCGTGTCTGCCGGCACATGGAGGGCTACAATCGTTTCGCCGCCGAACGCCGGATGGCCGAGCAGTCCGAAGCCGAGCGTCAGCGCGTGGCGGAGGCGATGCGAACCGAGACGGGTGCCGATGTGCCACTGGAGACCACGAACCGCATAACAGGCGCGCCGACGATACTGACCCACATCGTCGACGGCGAGGTCGCGTGGGACAACGAGCGCGACCGTGCGCTCTACGCCTGGCACGAGCTGCACCGCCACGACGGCGTGTACATGAGCCAGGACGATGTGCGGTGGCAGGCGCTGCGGGAGTCCGCGACGACATTAGAGGGCCTGGGCGAGTACGAGACGGAGCATGTGCTGGACGGTTCCGGCCTGGCATTTGGACTGGAGCTCGAAGTGGACGACGTAAGCGGTGATCGTGTCGCACACGAATTACACGCGCTTGGGTTGTCTGCACACCGCTATGTACAAAGCTACTCCACCCGTGTGGGTGAAGGGGATGGGTGGACGGTCAAACGCGATGGCAGTGTGCCGTATGGTTGTGAAATCGTCTCTCCCCCATTAACGGATACACCAGAAACCTGGGCAGCGATTCATGAGATCACTCGCATTGTGAAACAGCATGGTGGCCGCGCTTCGCGACACACGGGACTGCACATCCATATGGGCAATACCATCCTCGACGATCGTGGCTATCGGTGGCAACGACTGGCTCGGTACATCTACTGGTTCGGGCCGGAATACTACCAGATGGGAGCGGCCAATGAACGCGAAGGCGTGACGACGCACCGAGGGCTGGGGTATGCCGCGCCGTTGCAGGTGGCGCACATCCGCAAACTCCGCCGCAACGACAACGCGATGGAGGCGTCCCGAAAGTTGATCGGGTACAGAGGCCACGATTCTCGCTACAAGATCATCAATACGGCGAAGTTCGTGGAGTCGAACATCCCCACCGTCGAGTTCCGCTACCCGAATGGGAGCGTTGACCCGATCATGATCCAGCGTCAGGTTCAACTCGCAAACGCGACGATGATGCAAGCAGCCTACCTTCGTCGGCACATGCCGGGTGCTGAACGTCTGCCAGCGCTCTTTCGAGGCGACCAGTCGGACACCTTGGCTCAAGACTCCGAAGGTCGATTCCGCCAGTTCCTCGACACGCTCGGCAGTGAGCGCCTGCGTCGCATCGCGACGAGCCTCTGGGTGCGCGGCGAGATCCCGGCGTCCTATCGACAGTAG